In Deinococcus proteolyticus MRP, a single genomic region encodes these proteins:
- a CDS encoding response regulator transcription factor has translation MNHVVVIEDEATVREVLRFHLERAGLTVSAYAAVAEAEDALAGADALVLDWMLPGESGLGLLRRLRSHSELRRLPVLMLTARAAEAERVEGLETGADDYLTKPFGAAELVARVRALLRRTQPEQPQQLSNGPLHIDLAAADARLNGQRLSLTRREFDLLTFLTQNAGRVYSRTELLDRVWGADFLGGERTVDQHVTQLRSHLGDAPGAPTFLETVRGRGYRMRSWEGEE, from the coding sequence ATGAACCATGTCGTCGTAATCGAAGACGAGGCCACCGTCCGGGAGGTGCTGCGCTTCCACCTGGAACGGGCCGGTCTGACGGTGAGTGCCTATGCGGCGGTCGCCGAGGCCGAGGACGCCCTGGCCGGTGCCGACGCCCTGGTGCTGGACTGGATGCTGCCGGGAGAAAGCGGGCTGGGCCTGCTGCGCCGGCTGCGTTCGCACTCCGAACTGCGCCGGCTGCCCGTGCTGATGCTCACCGCCCGCGCCGCCGAGGCCGAGCGGGTCGAGGGTCTGGAAACCGGCGCCGACGACTACCTGACCAAACCGTTCGGCGCCGCCGAGCTGGTGGCCCGCGTGCGTGCGCTGCTGCGCCGTACCCAGCCTGAGCAGCCGCAGCAGCTGAGCAACGGCCCGCTGCACATTGACCTGGCTGCTGCCGACGCCCGCCTAAATGGCCAGCGCCTGAGCCTGACCCGCCGCGAATTTGACCTGCTCACCTTCCTGACGCAGAACGCAGGGCGGGTCTACTCACGCACCGAGTTGCTGGACCGCGTGTGGGGCGCCGATTTTCTGGGCGGCGAACGCACGGTGGACCAACATGTCACGCAGCTGCGCTCGCACCTGGGCGACGCGCCGGGTGCACCTACGTTTCTGGAAACGGTGCGCGGCCGTGGCTACCGCATGCGGTCCTGGGAAGGAGAAGAGTGA
- the rsfS gene encoding ribosome silencing factor, translating to MTKQKTQDLRQLQALVEAARERRAENVRVLDLTDVSTSLDYFIICTATAGLQLNAVQQSIRERAEEVGLPAPSVEGPSERWLLLSFGAITVHIMTKEAREYYDLEGLWSDAEDIDFPEVVPG from the coding sequence ATGACCAAACAAAAGACCCAGGACCTCCGCCAGCTGCAAGCGCTGGTCGAAGCTGCCCGCGAGCGCCGCGCCGAGAATGTGCGCGTGCTGGACCTCACGGACGTCAGCACCTCGCTGGACTACTTCATCATCTGCACGGCGACGGCCGGGCTGCAGCTGAACGCCGTACAGCAAAGCATCCGTGAGCGCGCCGAGGAAGTCGGCCTGCCGGCTCCCAGCGTAGAAGGCCCCAGTGAACGCTGGCTGCTGCTGTCCTTCGGGGCGATTACCGTGCACATCATGACCAAGGAAGCCCGCGAGTACTACGACCTTGAAGGCCTGTGGAGCGACGCCGAGGACATCGATTTTCCTGAAGTGGTGCCGGGCTGA